Proteins encoded within one genomic window of [Enterobacter] lignolyticus SCF1:
- the crfC gene encoding clamp-binding protein CrfC yields MYTQTIYELSQEAERLLQLALHHLGSVKMLPGKLPVNLHAAADGGNSSSHAVAAQQDTLTNELRKITRLEMVLAIVGTMKAGKSTTINAIVGTEVLPNRNRPMTALPTLIRHTPGQKEPVLNFMHVEPIDRLMQALQRRLTHIDRTALALKLEIDKDMNALLDRIARGEAFARYYLGAQPIFHCLKSLNDLVRLSRAMDVDFPFADYAAIEHIPVIEVEFVHLAGFDDMPGQLTLLDTPGPNEAGQPHLQKMLNEQLTRASAILAVMDYTQLKSISDQEVRQAITAVSKSVPLYALVNKFDQKDRNSDDEDQVRAMISGTLMKGYISPGQIFPVSSMWGYLANRARYELSTQGRLPDHNEQRWVQDFAEAALGRRWRTEDLDDISHIRHAAELLWEDSLFEKPIARLLHAAHANASLFALRSASHKLLNYAQNVRDYLEFRHQGLSVAAEQLQENIVQLKEDMAQFQIRQQRVSDEINHEVKQAMTAAERWIASQRHELVQIIESSFSVENLHLMGQANGAELHWSQAENTGKLVLEDEGQAQRLLTIIRTDCEATLLATQQSITRELALRFSQLETSLCRSLDDALSPVESQIKEGLQRAGFRTRISLPVFQSGALQLSTPQWFNSAITAEESPAAASRGSGMRDTVSRWLNNPNWSWDNYVMTRTRYAIDISGIKSRIIEGADLFCSQIFKALAAQVDVSVTAGMATFFAEFSQSLESLQSSLQESLTLRQQHQSTVETLRQQLKQSLTAVRWIEEDARLLRDDIQILFAAEQR; encoded by the coding sequence ATGTACACACAGACAATATATGAATTAAGCCAGGAAGCTGAGCGTTTGCTGCAGCTTGCTTTGCATCATCTGGGGTCGGTGAAAATGCTGCCGGGAAAACTGCCGGTGAACCTGCATGCGGCGGCGGACGGGGGAAATAGCAGCAGCCATGCCGTGGCGGCGCAGCAGGATACGCTGACCAATGAGCTGCGAAAAATAACGCGTCTGGAGATGGTGCTGGCGATTGTCGGCACCATGAAAGCCGGTAAATCGACGACGATTAACGCTATCGTGGGTACCGAAGTGCTGCCCAATCGTAATCGCCCGATGACCGCGCTGCCGACGCTTATTCGCCATACGCCGGGGCAAAAAGAGCCGGTGCTTAACTTTATGCACGTTGAGCCTATCGACCGCTTAATGCAGGCGCTGCAGCGTCGGCTTACCCATATCGACAGAACCGCGCTGGCGTTAAAACTGGAAATTGATAAGGACATGAATGCGCTGCTGGACCGCATTGCGCGCGGCGAGGCGTTTGCCAGATATTATCTTGGCGCGCAGCCTATCTTCCACTGCCTGAAAAGCCTGAATGACCTGGTGCGTCTGTCCCGGGCGATGGACGTTGATTTCCCTTTTGCCGACTATGCCGCGATTGAGCATATTCCGGTCATCGAAGTTGAATTCGTCCATCTGGCGGGATTTGACGATATGCCGGGCCAGCTGACGCTGCTGGATACCCCCGGGCCAAACGAGGCGGGGCAGCCGCATCTGCAAAAGATGCTCAACGAGCAGCTCACCCGCGCGTCGGCCATTCTGGCGGTGATGGATTATACGCAGCTGAAGTCAATCTCCGACCAGGAGGTCCGCCAGGCGATTACGGCGGTAAGCAAGTCGGTGCCGCTGTATGCGCTGGTCAATAAATTCGATCAGAAAGATCGCAATAGCGATGATGAAGATCAGGTGCGGGCGATGATCTCCGGCACCCTGATGAAAGGCTATATTTCGCCGGGGCAGATTTTCCCGGTCTCCTCGATGTGGGGCTATCTGGCAAATCGCGCGCGCTATGAGCTGTCGACGCAGGGACGCTTACCGGATCACAACGAGCAGCGCTGGGTGCAGGACTTCGCCGAAGCGGCGCTGGGGCGGCGCTGGCGGACGGAGGATCTGGATGACATCAGCCATATCCGCCATGCCGCCGAGCTGCTGTGGGAAGATTCGCTGTTTGAGAAGCCGATAGCCAGGCTGCTGCACGCCGCGCACGCCAACGCGTCTCTGTTCGCCCTGCGCTCTGCGTCGCATAAATTGCTCAATTATGCGCAGAACGTCCGCGATTATCTGGAGTTTCGCCACCAGGGGCTGAGCGTAGCCGCTGAGCAGCTGCAGGAAAATATCGTGCAGCTGAAAGAGGATATGGCGCAGTTTCAGATTCGCCAGCAGAGGGTCAGCGATGAAATTAACCATGAAGTGAAGCAGGCCATGACCGCGGCGGAGCGCTGGATAGCCTCCCAGCGCCACGAGCTGGTGCAGATAATTGAGAGCAGTTTCAGCGTGGAAAACCTGCATCTGATGGGCCAGGCGAACGGCGCGGAGCTGCATTGGTCGCAGGCGGAAAATACGGGCAAGCTGGTGCTGGAAGATGAGGGGCAGGCGCAGCGCCTGCTTACGATTATCCGCACCGACTGCGAAGCGACGCTTCTGGCGACGCAGCAGAGCATCACTCGCGAGCTGGCGCTGCGCTTTAGCCAGCTTGAAACCTCGCTCTGCCGCTCTCTGGACGATGCCCTGAGCCCGGTTGAGTCACAAATCAAAGAGGGGCTGCAGCGCGCCGGATTCCGCACCCGCATCAGCCTGCCGGTCTTTCAGTCGGGGGCGCTACAGCTCTCCACGCCGCAGTGGTTCAACAGCGCGATTACCGCCGAGGAGAGCCCGGCAGCGGCGTCGCGCGGCAGCGGTATGCGGGATACCGTTTCCCGCTGGCTGAACAATCCCAACTGGAGCTGGGATAACTATGTGATGACCCGAACCCGCTACGCCATTGATATTTCCGGGATCAAAAGCAGGATTATCGAGGGGGCCGACCTCTTTTGCTCACAAATCTTTAAAGCTTTAGCCGCGCAAGTCGATGTCTCAGTAACGGCGGGAATGGCGACGTTTTTTGCGGAGTTTTCGCAAAGCCTGGAGAGCCTGCAAAGCAGCCTGCAGGAGAGTCTGACGTTACGCCAGCAGCATCAGTCCACGGTGGAGACGTTACGCCAGCAGCTTAAGCAGAGCCTGACGGCCGTGCGCTGGATTGAAGAGGATGCGCGCCTGTTGCGCGATGACATTCAAATACTATTTGCGGCTGAGCAGAGATGA
- a CDS encoding alpha-D-ribose 1-methylphosphonate 5-phosphate C-P-lyase PhnJ, with the protein MANPLTGYNFAYLDEQTKRMIRRAILKAVAIPGYQVPFGGREMPMPYGWGTGGIQITASVIGEADVLKVIDQGADDTTNAVSIRSFFKRITGVATTEQTAEATLIQTRHRIPETPLAEDQILIFQVPIPEPLRFIEPRETETRTMHALEEYGVMQVKLYEDIARFGHIATTYAYPVKVNGRYVMDPSPIPKFDNPKMDMMPALQLFGAGREKRIYAVPPYTRVESLDFDDHPFTVQAWDEPCAICGSRHSYLDEVVLDDTGKRMFVCSDTDYCRQQSEALSK; encoded by the coding sequence GTGGCTAACCCGCTGACCGGCTATAACTTCGCCTATCTCGACGAGCAAACCAAACGCATGATCCGCCGCGCGATCCTCAAGGCGGTGGCGATCCCCGGCTATCAGGTTCCCTTCGGCGGCCGCGAAATGCCGATGCCCTACGGCTGGGGAACCGGCGGGATCCAGATAACCGCCAGCGTCATCGGCGAGGCGGACGTGCTGAAGGTTATCGATCAGGGCGCCGACGACACCACCAACGCCGTGTCGATCCGCAGCTTCTTCAAACGCATCACCGGCGTGGCCACTACCGAACAAACCGCAGAGGCGACGCTTATCCAGACCCGTCACCGGATCCCGGAAACGCCGCTGGCGGAGGATCAGATCCTCATCTTCCAGGTGCCGATCCCCGAACCGCTGCGCTTTATCGAACCGCGCGAAACCGAAACCCGCACCATGCACGCGCTGGAGGAGTACGGCGTCATGCAGGTGAAGCTGTATGAAGATATCGCCCGCTTCGGCCATATCGCTACCACCTACGCTTACCCTGTGAAGGTCAACGGGCGCTACGTGATGGACCCGTCGCCCATCCCGAAATTCGATAACCCGAAGATGGACATGATGCCTGCCCTGCAGCTGTTCGGCGCCGGGCGCGAGAAGCGCATCTATGCGGTGCCGCCGTACACCCGCGTGGAAAGCCTCGATTTTGACGACCACCCGTTTACCGTGCAGGCCTGGGACGAGCCCTGCGCCATTTGCGGCTCCCGCCACAGCTATCTGGATGAGGTGGTGCTGGATGATACCGGTAAGCGGATGTTCGTCTGTTCCGACACCGATTACTGCCGCCAACAGAGCGAGGCGCTGAGCAAATGA
- the phnK gene encoding phosphonate C-P lyase system protein PhnK: MNSPLLSVNNLTHLYAPGKGFTDVSFELWPGEVLGIVGESGSGKTTLLKAISARLAPQQGEVLYQNDSLYAMSEGERRRLLRTEWGVVHQHPMDGLRRQVSAGGNIGERLMATGARHYGDIRATAQKWLEAVEIPPSRIDEMPTTFSGGMQQRLQIARNLVTHPKLVFMDEPTGGLDVSVQARLLDLLRGLVVDLDLAVVIVTHDLGVARLLADRLLVMKQGQVVESGLTDRVLDDPHHPYTQLLVSSVLQN; the protein is encoded by the coding sequence ATGAACTCACCGTTACTTTCGGTCAACAACCTGACCCACCTTTACGCCCCGGGCAAGGGCTTTACCGACGTCTCCTTTGAGCTGTGGCCCGGCGAAGTGCTGGGGATCGTCGGCGAATCCGGCTCCGGTAAAACCACGCTGCTGAAGGCTATCTCCGCGCGTCTGGCGCCGCAGCAGGGGGAAGTGCTGTATCAGAACGACTCGCTCTACGCCATGAGCGAAGGAGAGCGCCGCCGCCTGCTGCGCACCGAATGGGGCGTGGTGCACCAGCACCCGATGGACGGCCTGCGCCGTCAGGTCTCGGCGGGCGGCAACATCGGCGAGCGGCTGATGGCTACCGGCGCGCGCCACTACGGCGACATCCGCGCCACCGCGCAGAAATGGCTGGAGGCGGTGGAAATTCCGCCCTCGCGCATCGATGAGATGCCGACCACCTTTTCCGGCGGCATGCAGCAGCGCCTGCAGATTGCCCGCAATCTCGTCACCCACCCCAAACTGGTGTTTATGGATGAGCCGACCGGCGGGCTGGACGTGTCGGTACAGGCGCGCCTGCTCGACCTGCTGCGCGGCCTGGTGGTGGATCTCGATCTGGCGGTGGTGATCGTCACCCACGACCTGGGCGTCGCCCGCCTGCTGGCCGACCGTCTGCTGGTGATGAAGCAGGGCCAGGTGGTGGAAAGCGGCCTGACCGACCGCGTGCTCGACGACCCGCACCACCCGTACACCCAGCTGCTGGTGTCATCGGTATTGCAGAACTGA
- the phnG gene encoding phosphonate C-P lyase system protein PhnG gives MHFDTETRKRWMSALAHSAPADLSARMQALKLAPGYEPLRAPESGLVQIQARMGATGERFFAGDATLTRAVIRLENGTLGYSWILGRDKRHAERCAIVDALLQQQTHFQTLMETLIAPLEAERAARIAARRTEVNASRVDFFTLVRGDNA, from the coding sequence ATGCATTTTGATACCGAAACCCGAAAGCGCTGGATGTCCGCGCTCGCGCACAGCGCCCCCGCGGATCTCAGCGCCCGCATGCAGGCGCTGAAGCTGGCCCCCGGCTATGAGCCCCTGCGGGCGCCGGAAAGCGGGCTGGTGCAAATCCAGGCGCGAATGGGCGCGACCGGCGAACGCTTCTTTGCCGGAGACGCCACGCTGACCCGCGCGGTGATCCGCCTTGAGAACGGCACCCTCGGCTACAGCTGGATACTCGGGCGCGACAAACGCCACGCCGAGCGCTGCGCCATCGTCGACGCCCTGCTGCAGCAGCAGACTCATTTTCAAACCCTGATGGAAACCCTGATTGCCCCGCTGGAGGCGGAACGCGCCGCGCGCATCGCTGCCCGCCGTACCGAAGTGAATGCCAGCCGGGTCGACTTCTTTACCCTGGTGCGCGGAGATAACGCATGA
- the phnF gene encoding phosphonate metabolism transcriptional regulator PhnF codes for MHLSRHPTSYPTRYQEIAAKLEQELRCHYRSGDYLPAEQQLAARFEVNRHTLRRAIDQLVEKGWVQRRQGVGVLVLMRPFDYPLNAQARFSQNLLEQGSHPSCEKLLSVLRPASRHVADALGVQEGDNVIHLRTLRRVNGMALCLIDHYFSDMALWPALQQFCSGSLHDFLHQQLGVSLTRTQTRISARRAQAKESRLLEIPNMAPLMCVRTLNHRDGEVNAAEYSVSLTRADMIEFTMEH; via the coding sequence ATGCACTTATCCAGACATCCGACCAGTTATCCGACCCGCTATCAGGAGATTGCCGCAAAGCTTGAGCAGGAGCTGCGCTGCCACTACCGCAGCGGCGACTATCTGCCGGCGGAACAGCAGCTGGCGGCGCGCTTTGAGGTCAATCGCCATACGCTGCGCCGCGCTATCGATCAGCTGGTCGAAAAGGGGTGGGTGCAGCGCCGCCAGGGCGTCGGCGTACTGGTGCTGATGCGCCCGTTCGACTACCCGCTCAACGCCCAGGCGCGCTTTAGCCAGAACCTGCTGGAGCAGGGCAGCCATCCTTCGTGTGAAAAATTACTCTCCGTCCTGCGCCCGGCATCCCGTCATGTGGCCGATGCTCTCGGCGTGCAGGAAGGCGACAACGTGATCCATCTGCGCACCCTGCGTCGGGTTAACGGCATGGCGCTGTGCCTGATCGACCACTACTTCTCCGACATGGCCCTCTGGCCCGCCCTACAGCAGTTTTGCAGCGGCTCGCTGCACGATTTCCTCCACCAGCAGCTGGGCGTCTCGCTGACCCGCACCCAGACGCGCATCAGCGCCCGCCGGGCGCAGGCCAAAGAGAGCCGGCTGCTGGAAATTCCGAACATGGCGCCGCTGATGTGCGTGCGCACGCTGAACCACCGTGACGGCGAGGTTAACGCGGCGGAGTACTCCGTCAGCCTGACCCGCGCCGACATGATTGAATTCACTATGGAGCACTGA
- a CDS encoding zinc ribbon domain-containing protein YjdM → MQLPHCPKCNSEYTYEDNGMFICPECAHEWNNAEPAQESDALVVKDANGNLLADGDSVTVVKDLKVKGSSSMLKIGTKVKNIRLVEGDHNIDCKIDGFGPMKLKSEFVKKN, encoded by the coding sequence ATGCAACTCCCACATTGTCCGAAATGTAATTCCGAATACACCTACGAAGATAACGGCATGTTCATCTGCCCGGAATGCGCCCACGAATGGAACAACGCCGAGCCTGCGCAGGAAAGCGATGCGCTGGTGGTGAAGGACGCCAACGGCAACCTGCTGGCCGATGGCGACAGCGTTACCGTCGTTAAAGATCTGAAAGTAAAAGGCAGTTCCTCGATGCTGAAGATCGGCACGAAAGTGAAAAATATCCGCCTCGTTGAAGGCGATCACAACATCGACTGCAAAATCGACGGTTTTGGTCCGATGAAGCTCAAGTCCGAGTTCGTCAAAAAGAACTAA
- the phnN gene encoding ribose 1,5-bisphosphokinase, producing the protein MTGKLIWLVGPSGSGKDSLLEALRKQEHPQMLVAHRYITRPAGAGCENHVALSEHEFFTRAAQHLFALSWHANNLYYGVGMEIDLWLHAGLDVVVNGSRAHLPQAKARYGESLLPVCLQVSPDILRQRLEQRGRENALEIAQRLERAARYTPQQCVMLNNDGSLLQSVEMFLHLIRTHGNHKESQHACL; encoded by the coding sequence ATGACGGGAAAGCTTATCTGGCTGGTCGGGCCGTCAGGCTCCGGGAAAGACAGCCTGCTGGAGGCGCTGCGTAAGCAGGAGCACCCGCAGATGCTGGTGGCGCATCGCTACATCACCCGCCCCGCAGGCGCGGGGTGCGAAAACCATGTCGCCCTCAGCGAACACGAGTTTTTCACCCGCGCCGCGCAACATCTGTTTGCCCTGAGCTGGCATGCCAACAACCTCTACTACGGCGTCGGTATGGAGATTGACCTGTGGCTGCACGCCGGGCTCGACGTGGTAGTGAACGGCTCGCGCGCCCATCTGCCGCAGGCGAAGGCGCGGTATGGCGAGTCGCTGCTGCCGGTCTGCCTGCAGGTGTCGCCGGATATTTTGCGCCAACGTCTGGAGCAGCGGGGGCGGGAAAATGCGCTGGAGATCGCCCAGCGCCTCGAACGCGCCGCCCGCTATACCCCTCAGCAGTGCGTTATGCTGAATAATGACGGCAGTCTGCTACAGTCTGTAGAGATGTTCCTGCATCTGATTCGCACCCACGGTAACCACAAAGAGAGCCAGCATGCCTGCCTGTGA
- the phnH gene encoding phosphonate C-P lyase system protein PhnH: protein MTLQTAFSLPVQDAQHSFRRLLKAMSEPGVIVSLHQLKYGWQPLCVATTSVLLTLADNDTPVWLSASMDNDIARQNLRFHINAPLVDQPQQAVYAVTDSTISAEQLNALSSGTAVAPETSATLIVQVASLSGGRMLRLTGAGIADERMVAPQLPECLIHELTERPHPFPLGIDLILTCGERLLAIPRTTHVEVC, encoded by the coding sequence ATGACCCTACAAACCGCTTTTTCCCTTCCGGTGCAGGATGCCCAGCACAGTTTTCGTCGTCTGCTGAAAGCCATGAGCGAGCCGGGCGTCATCGTCTCGCTGCACCAGCTGAAATACGGCTGGCAGCCGCTCTGTGTGGCCACCACCAGCGTGCTGCTGACGCTTGCCGATAATGACACGCCGGTGTGGCTGTCCGCCTCGATGGATAACGACATCGCCCGCCAGAACCTGCGTTTTCACATCAACGCGCCGCTGGTTGACCAGCCGCAGCAGGCGGTCTACGCCGTCACCGACAGCACCATCAGCGCGGAGCAGCTCAACGCGCTGTCGAGCGGCACCGCCGTGGCGCCGGAAACCAGCGCCACGCTGATTGTGCAGGTCGCAAGCCTGAGCGGCGGCCGCATGCTGCGCCTGACCGGCGCGGGCATTGCCGACGAGCGCATGGTCGCGCCGCAGCTGCCGGAATGCCTCATCCACGAGCTGACCGAACGACCGCACCCGTTCCCGCTGGGGATTGACCTGATCCTGACCTGCGGCGAACGGCTGCTCGCCATCCCCCGCACCACCCACGTGGAGGTATGCTGA
- the phnO gene encoding aminoalkylphosphonate N-acetyltransferase, with product MPACELRDATLDDTHAVYALIAELKQKEYDRAAFAAGFAANLANPTQRYQLALVDGTVVGLIGMQLQFPLNFNNWIGEVQELVVLPRNRGLSVGQALLAWAEDEARRSGATMMELSSGRARPDAHRFYLREGYQQSHLRFKKAL from the coding sequence ATGCCTGCCTGTGAACTACGCGACGCCACCCTCGACGACACCCACGCGGTCTATGCGCTGATCGCCGAACTGAAGCAAAAAGAGTATGACCGGGCGGCCTTCGCCGCCGGGTTTGCCGCCAATCTGGCGAACCCTACCCAGCGTTACCAGCTCGCGCTGGTGGACGGCACGGTTGTGGGGCTTATCGGCATGCAGCTGCAGTTCCCGCTGAACTTCAACAACTGGATCGGCGAGGTACAGGAGCTGGTGGTGCTGCCGCGCAACCGCGGTCTGAGCGTCGGCCAGGCGCTGCTGGCGTGGGCGGAGGACGAGGCCCGCCGCAGCGGCGCCACAATGATGGAGCTGTCAAGCGGCAGAGCGCGGCCGGACGCCCACCGTTTTTACCTGCGCGAAGGCTATCAGCAGAGCCATTTACGCTTCAAAAAAGCGCTGTAG
- the yjdN gene encoding VOC family metalloprotein YjdN, protein MSLSPYISFSGNCAQAIAFYHQALGAELGYKITFGEMPKDAQNSEEGCPSGMKFPPDAIAHSNVKIAGSDIMMSDGMQGAVQYGGFTLVLDTQDVNEGKRWFDALAAGGRIEMPWQETFWAHGFGKVSDKFGVPWMINVVKQQH, encoded by the coding sequence ATGTCCTTAAGTCCCTATATTTCATTTTCCGGCAACTGCGCGCAGGCCATCGCCTTCTATCACCAGGCGCTGGGCGCCGAGCTGGGCTACAAGATCACCTTTGGCGAAATGCCTAAAGATGCGCAGAACAGCGAAGAGGGCTGCCCGTCAGGCATGAAATTCCCTCCCGACGCCATCGCCCATTCCAACGTAAAGATTGCCGGTAGCGACATTATGATGAGCGACGGCATGCAGGGCGCCGTACAGTACGGCGGCTTTACGCTGGTGCTTGATACCCAGGACGTGAATGAAGGCAAGCGCTGGTTTGACGCCCTCGCCGCGGGCGGGCGCATCGAAATGCCCTGGCAGGAAACCTTCTGGGCCCACGGGTTCGGCAAAGTCAGCGATAAATTTGGCGTGCCGTGGATGATAAACGTTGTGAAACAGCAGCACTGA
- the phnM gene encoding alpha-D-ribose 1-methylphosphonate 5-triphosphate diphosphatase, which translates to MIINNVKLILENDVVQGSLEVQDGAIRTFAESQSRLPEAMDGEGGWLLPGLIELHTDNLDKFFTPRPKVDWPAHSAMSSHDALMVASGITTVLDAVAIGDVRDGGDRLENLEKMINAVEDTQKRGLNRAEHRLHLRCELPHHTTLPLFEKLVNRESVLLVSLMDHSPGQRQYADRSKYRDYYQGKYHLTDAQMDRFEEEQMALAAQWSQPNRQAIASACRARDIALASHDDATHAHVEESHQIGSVIAEFPTTLEAADASRQHGMNVLMGAPNIVRGGSHSGNVAAHRLAALGLLDILSSDYYPASLLDAAFRVADDDANGFTLPQAIHLVTRNPARALNLQDRGVIADGKRADLVLAHRKGEHIHINHVWRQGKRVF; encoded by the coding sequence ATGATTATCAATAATGTAAAGTTGATTCTTGAAAATGATGTAGTGCAGGGCTCCCTGGAGGTGCAGGACGGCGCAATCCGCACGTTCGCCGAAAGCCAGAGCCGCCTGCCCGAGGCGATGGACGGCGAAGGCGGCTGGCTGCTGCCGGGGCTTATCGAGCTGCATACCGATAATCTGGACAAATTCTTCACCCCGCGCCCGAAGGTTGACTGGCCCGCACATTCGGCGATGAGCAGCCACGACGCGCTGATGGTCGCCAGCGGGATCACCACCGTGCTGGACGCCGTGGCGATTGGCGATGTACGCGACGGCGGCGATCGTCTGGAAAACCTGGAAAAGATGATTAACGCCGTGGAAGACACGCAAAAGCGCGGCCTTAACCGCGCCGAGCATCGTCTGCACCTGCGCTGCGAGCTGCCGCATCACACCACGCTGCCGCTGTTTGAAAAGCTGGTAAACCGCGAGTCGGTATTGCTGGTGTCGCTGATGGACCACTCCCCGGGCCAGCGCCAGTATGCCGACCGTTCAAAATATCGCGACTATTATCAGGGGAAATACCACCTGACCGACGCACAGATGGACCGCTTCGAGGAAGAACAGATGGCGCTGGCGGCGCAGTGGTCGCAGCCCAACCGCCAGGCGATTGCCTCCGCCTGCCGCGCGCGCGATATCGCGCTGGCGAGCCACGACGACGCCACCCACGCGCACGTGGAGGAATCCCACCAGATAGGCAGCGTTATCGCCGAGTTTCCCACCACCTTAGAGGCCGCGGATGCCTCGCGCCAGCACGGTATGAACGTGCTGATGGGCGCACCAAACATCGTGCGCGGCGGTTCGCATTCCGGCAACGTGGCGGCACACAGGCTGGCGGCGCTTGGCCTGCTGGATATTCTCTCCTCCGATTACTATCCGGCGAGCCTGCTGGATGCCGCGTTCCGCGTCGCCGACGACGACGCCAACGGCTTCACCCTGCCGCAGGCCATTCATCTGGTGACCCGCAACCCGGCGCGGGCGCTGAACCTGCAGGATCGCGGCGTTATCGCCGATGGGAAGCGCGCCGACCTGGTGCTGGCGCACCGCAAAGGCGAACACATCCACATCAACCACGTCTGGCGGCAGGGAAAGAGGGTCTTCTGA
- the phnL gene encoding phosphonate C-P lyase system protein PhnL has translation MIHVKNVSKTFVLHHQHGARLPVLQNASLTVEGGECVVLHGHSGSGKSTLLRSLYANYLPDSGHIHIKHGDEWVDLVTAPARKVLEVRKTTVGWVSQFLRVIPRISALDVVIQPLLDTGVPREACVAKAARLLTRLNVPERLWDLAPSTFSGGEQQRVNIARGFIVDYPILLLDEPTASLDEKNSAAVVALIDEAKARGAAIVGIFHDETVRRRVADRLHPMGTTA, from the coding sequence ATGATCCACGTAAAAAACGTGAGTAAAACCTTCGTCCTGCACCATCAGCACGGCGCGCGCCTGCCGGTACTGCAAAACGCGTCGCTGACGGTGGAAGGCGGCGAGTGCGTGGTGCTGCACGGCCACTCCGGCAGCGGCAAATCGACGCTGCTGCGTTCGCTGTACGCCAACTATCTGCCGGATTCAGGCCACATCCATATTAAACATGGCGATGAATGGGTGGATCTGGTCACCGCCCCGGCGCGCAAAGTGCTGGAGGTGCGTAAAACCACCGTCGGCTGGGTCAGCCAGTTTTTACGGGTGATCCCGCGGATTTCCGCGCTGGACGTGGTGATACAGCCGCTGCTGGATACCGGCGTGCCGCGGGAGGCGTGTGTGGCAAAGGCCGCGCGCCTGCTGACGCGTCTTAACGTACCGGAGCGCCTGTGGGACCTTGCGCCGTCCACCTTTTCCGGCGGCGAGCAGCAGCGCGTCAACATTGCGCGCGGTTTTATCGTCGATTACCCGATTCTGCTGCTCGATGAGCCCACCGCCTCGCTGGATGAGAAAAACAGCGCCGCCGTGGTCGCGCTCATTGACGAAGCCAAAGCGCGTGGCGCCGCCATTGTCGGTATTTTCCATGATGAAACGGTACGCCGCCGCGTCGCCGATCGTCTCCACCCGATGGGTACAACAGCATGA
- a CDS encoding carbon-phosphorus lyase complex subunit PhnI codes for MYVAVKGGEKAIAAAHLLQEHKRRGDPGLAELSVAQIEQQLNLAVDRVMTEGGIADRELAALALKQASGDNVEAIFLLRAYRTTLPRLAVSEPIDTAGMRLERRISAVYKDVPGGQLLGPTYDYTHRLLDFTLLANGETPTLRGDTQRQDPSPHVFSLLAKQGLAKAEEDSGSIPDDITRTPPVYPCSRASRLQQLMRGDEGYLLALAYSTQRGYGRNHPFAGEIRSGYVEIAIVPEELGFAVNVGELLLTECEMVNGFVAPENEAPHFTRGYGLVFGMSERKAMAMALVDRALQAPDYDEHIDGPAQDEEFVLAHADNVEAAGFVSHLKLPHYVDFQAELELLKRLQQESNRG; via the coding sequence ATGTACGTTGCCGTCAAGGGAGGCGAAAAGGCGATTGCCGCCGCGCACCTCCTGCAGGAGCACAAACGCCGGGGCGACCCCGGGCTTGCCGAACTCAGCGTGGCGCAGATTGAGCAGCAGCTAAATCTGGCCGTCGATCGGGTCATGACCGAGGGCGGAATCGCCGATCGCGAGCTCGCCGCGCTGGCGCTCAAGCAGGCCAGCGGCGATAACGTCGAAGCCATTTTCCTGCTGCGCGCCTACCGCACTACCCTGCCGCGCCTGGCGGTCAGCGAGCCCATCGACACCGCCGGGATGCGCCTTGAGCGCCGTATCTCGGCGGTGTACAAGGATGTCCCCGGCGGCCAGCTTCTCGGCCCGACCTACGACTATACCCACCGCCTGCTGGACTTCACGCTGCTCGCCAACGGCGAAACGCCGACGCTGCGCGGCGATACCCAGCGCCAGGACCCGTCGCCGCACGTATTCAGCCTGCTGGCAAAGCAGGGGCTGGCGAAAGCGGAAGAGGATAGCGGCAGCATCCCGGACGATATTACCCGTACGCCGCCGGTCTACCCCTGCTCCCGCGCCTCGCGCCTGCAGCAGCTGATGCGCGGCGACGAAGGCTATCTGCTGGCGCTGGCCTACTCCACCCAGCGCGGCTACGGGCGTAACCACCCCTTCGCCGGTGAGATCCGCAGCGGCTATGTCGAGATCGCTATTGTGCCGGAAGAGCTGGGTTTTGCGGTCAACGTCGGCGAACTGCTGCTTACAGAGTGCGAAATGGTCAACGGTTTCGTCGCCCCGGAAAACGAAGCGCCGCACTTTACCCGCGGCTACGGGCTGGTGTTCGGCATGAGCGAGCGCAAGGCGATGGCGATGGCGCTGGTCGACCGCGCCCTGCAAGCGCCGGACTACGATGAGCACATCGACGGCCCGGCGCAGGACGAAGAATTTGTGCTGGCCCATGCCGATAACGTCGAGGCCGCCGGTTTTGTCTCGCACCTCAAGCTGCCCCACTACGTCGATTTTCAGGCCGAGCTGGAACTGCTCAAACGCCTGCAACAGGAGAGCAATCGTGGCTAA